The Gemmata palustris genome includes a region encoding these proteins:
- a CDS encoding DUF1653 domain-containing protein codes for MSSNEPVPGRYRHYKGGEYEVIGVARHSETDEVLVVYKPLYNATGLWVRPRAMFLETVNHNGETVPRFAYIGPNPS; via the coding sequence ATGTCCAGCAACGAACCCGTTCCCGGCCGGTACCGTCACTACAAGGGCGGCGAGTACGAAGTGATTGGCGTCGCCCGGCACAGCGAGACGGACGAAGTGCTCGTCGTGTACAAGCCGCTCTACAACGCCACCGGGTTGTGGGTGCGCCCGCGGGCGATGTTCCTCGAAACGGTCAACCACAACGGCGAAACGGTCCCGCGTTTCGCCTACATCGGCCCGAACCCATCATGA
- a CDS encoding indolepyruvate ferredoxin oxidoreductase subunit alpha — protein sequence MAHVVTAPCVGCKYTDCVVVCPMECFYGDEQQLYIDPNDCIDCGACSSECPVGAIFLDADVPAKWSGFVRLNADRVDALKPLGARVTEKIGR from the coding sequence ATGGCGCACGTCGTGACCGCGCCCTGCGTGGGGTGCAAATACACGGATTGCGTGGTGGTGTGTCCAATGGAGTGCTTCTACGGCGACGAGCAACAACTCTACATCGACCCGAATGACTGCATCGATTGTGGAGCGTGCTCCTCGGAGTGCCCGGTCGGAGCGATCTTCCTCGACGCGGACGTGCCCGCGAAGTGGTCCGGCTTCGTGCGACTCAATGCCGACCGCGTGGACGCTCTCAAGCCGCTCGGTGCGCGCGTAACGGAGAAAATCGGCAGGTAA
- a CDS encoding sigma-54 interaction domain-containing protein yields MTLVGALAHVRRAVEQVAPTDATVLVLGETGTGKELVARALHEQSRRARAAFVPVNGAALVPALVASELFGHEPGAFTGAVKRRVGRFEQAHNGTLFLDEVGDLAADVQVTLLRVLQEGVVERLGGGDPIAVNVRLVAATNRDLASEVRAGSFRADLFYRLNVFPITLPPLRERKTDIPALTAHFLAYFAQRHRRPATIIPARVLRTLDAHDWPGNVRELQNVIERAVIVSDGNELVIDPAWLAVASPIETARTWAEQEKTRISVALKAADGRIYGPGGAAQRLGLKPTTLYGKMRKHGLTRDGE; encoded by the coding sequence ATGACACTTGTCGGAGCACTCGCCCACGTCCGGCGCGCCGTCGAGCAAGTGGCCCCCACCGACGCGACCGTGCTCGTCCTCGGCGAAACCGGAACCGGCAAGGAACTCGTTGCGCGGGCGCTGCACGAGCAGAGCCGCCGGGCACGGGCCGCGTTCGTACCGGTGAACGGCGCAGCGCTGGTACCCGCGCTGGTCGCGAGCGAGTTGTTCGGCCACGAACCGGGCGCGTTCACGGGCGCGGTGAAGCGCCGCGTCGGGCGCTTCGAGCAAGCGCACAACGGCACGCTCTTTCTCGACGAAGTGGGCGACCTCGCGGCCGACGTACAAGTGACGTTGCTCCGCGTGCTCCAAGAGGGCGTCGTGGAGCGCCTGGGCGGTGGCGACCCGATCGCCGTCAACGTCCGGCTTGTCGCGGCGACGAACCGCGATCTCGCGTCCGAGGTGCGCGCCGGCTCGTTTCGCGCGGACCTCTTCTACCGCCTGAATGTGTTTCCTATCACGCTTCCACCGTTGCGCGAGCGCAAAACCGACATTCCGGCCCTCACCGCCCACTTCCTCGCGTACTTCGCTCAGCGCCATCGCCGCCCCGCCACAATCATCCCCGCGCGGGTGCTTCGCACACTCGATGCACACGACTGGCCCGGGAACGTGCGCGAACTTCAGAACGTGATCGAGCGCGCGGTGATCGTGAGCGACGGTAACGAACTCGTGATCGATCCCGCGTGGCTCGCGGTGGCTTCGCCGATCGAAACCGCCCGCACGTGGGCCGAACAAGAGAAAACTCGCATCTCGGTGGCCCTGAAAGCAGCCGACGGGCGCATCTACGGCCCCGGCGGTGCGGCTCAGCGACTCGGACTGAAGCCCACCACCCTCTACGGCAAAATGCGCAAGCACGGCCTCACGCGCGACGGCGAGTGA